One region of Bradyrhizobium betae genomic DNA includes:
- a CDS encoding class I SAM-dependent methyltransferase encodes MTGHRCRFCAEDIDDTFVDLGRSPLANSFVPPERADIDEPVYPLQAYVCRACGLVQLPQFEPAASIFDQYLYYSSYSESWLRHAEAYAAEMMARATLGATSEVIEIASNDGYLLQYFRRAGIRVLGVEPASGPASAALAKGVATRTCYFGRDTAAMLRAEGHRPDLIVANNVLPHVPDLNDFVAGLRILLPETGRITLEHPSLLHLIEQVQFDTIYHEHLSYFSLATAETIFRAHALRVFDADELPTHGGSLRLHVCHEAASPTPSPALDGLRRREAAARLHQAETYRDFRERVAAKRETIRDFLVTARRAGKTVLAYGAPAKGNTLLNYCGVTRELIPFTVDRNPHKQGLLLPGTHLPIRDPSALLAARPDYVFILPWNLKDEIIAQLPEVRAWGGQFVVPAPVLSIVS; translated from the coding sequence ATGACCGGGCACCGATGCCGCTTCTGCGCCGAGGACATCGACGACACTTTCGTCGATCTCGGCCGGTCGCCCCTGGCGAACTCCTTCGTGCCGCCCGAGCGGGCGGACATCGACGAGCCGGTCTACCCGCTGCAGGCCTATGTCTGCCGCGCCTGCGGCCTGGTCCAGCTTCCGCAGTTCGAGCCCGCGGCGAGCATCTTCGACCAGTATCTCTATTACTCCTCCTATTCCGAGAGCTGGCTGCGGCACGCCGAGGCCTACGCCGCGGAGATGATGGCGCGCGCGACGCTCGGAGCAACATCGGAAGTGATCGAGATCGCCAGCAACGACGGCTATCTCCTGCAGTATTTTCGGCGCGCCGGCATCCGCGTGCTCGGCGTCGAGCCGGCCAGCGGCCCCGCATCGGCCGCGCTCGCCAAGGGCGTTGCGACCAGGACCTGCTATTTCGGCCGTGACACCGCTGCAATGCTCCGCGCCGAGGGCCACAGGCCCGACCTGATCGTCGCCAACAACGTGCTGCCGCACGTGCCCGATCTCAACGACTTCGTCGCGGGCCTGCGCATCCTCCTGCCCGAGACCGGGCGCATCACGCTCGAGCATCCCTCTCTCCTGCACCTGATCGAGCAGGTCCAGTTCGACACGATCTATCACGAGCATCTGTCGTATTTCTCGCTCGCGACGGCCGAGACGATTTTTCGCGCCCATGCCTTGCGGGTCTTCGATGCGGACGAGCTGCCGACGCATGGCGGCTCGCTGCGTCTGCACGTTTGCCACGAAGCGGCATCTCCTACGCCCTCCCCGGCGCTCGACGGGCTGCGCCGGCGCGAGGCTGCGGCGCGGCTCCACCAGGCTGAGACCTATCGTGATTTTCGGGAGAGGGTTGCGGCCAAGCGCGAGACGATCCGCGACTTTCTCGTCACGGCGCGGCGCGCGGGCAAGACCGTGCTCGCCTATGGCGCGCCCGCGAAGGGCAACACGCTGCTGAATTATTGCGGCGTCACGCGCGAATTGATTCCGTTCACCGTGGATCGCAATCCGCACAAGCAGGGCCTGCTGCTGCCGGGAACGCATCTGCCGATCCGCGATCCTTCGGCTTTGCTCGCGGCGAGGCCCGATTACGTCTTCATCCTGCCCTGGAATCTGAAGGACGAGATCATCGCCCAACTGCCGGAGGTTCGCGCCTGGGGCGGGCAGTTCGTGGTGCCCGCGCCCGTTCTGTCGATCGTGTCCTGA
- a CDS encoding DUF4118 domain-containing protein — MKRAELFGVPRVRPWSWQAFLLGFAVVAASAALQGVCVALGAKLYFAAFLPSIFVVGLVAGAPAATFAALLTIALVWWAFMPPFFQFSALTSADADSINLFFLLVVFLIGLADLCRQTAAIVSRGGLKSSGENAATNPQ, encoded by the coding sequence ATGAAGCGTGCGGAACTGTTTGGAGTACCGCGAGTACGGCCATGGTCGTGGCAGGCGTTTCTGCTCGGATTCGCCGTCGTCGCAGCATCGGCTGCTCTTCAGGGCGTCTGCGTCGCGCTCGGTGCAAAACTTTATTTCGCGGCATTTTTGCCCAGCATCTTCGTGGTCGGGCTCGTCGCCGGCGCGCCGGCCGCGACGTTCGCGGCGCTGCTTACCATTGCGCTGGTGTGGTGGGCATTCATGCCGCCATTCTTCCAGTTCAGCGCGCTGACCAGTGCCGATGCGGATTCCATCAACCTGTTCTTCCTGCTCGTGGTGTTTCTGATCGGCCTTGCCGATCTCTGCCGCCAGACGGCGGCGATCGTCAGCCGCGGCGGGCTGAAGTCCTCGGGCGAGAACGCGGCAACGAATCCGCAATAA